TACAGTAGGATATGGAGATATGGTTGCCACAAGTTTGGTTGGTAAAGCTTTAGCAGGTATAGAAGTATTTTTAGGAGTTACAATAGGAGCAATTTGGGCATCTGTGATTATTAAGAGAATGATAAGATAATATCTGTGTAAATATGGATAGGTATTAATTACTAGATATAAATTGGACTAAAGAGGGAAAATTTAAATATAAATATACTTAATAATCCAAGAAGGTGAAAAAATTGAAAAACGGAATAAAAAAAATTTTAACATTAACTCTGATTCTAGCATTTATAATACCAAATTATTCATATGCTGATGAAAAATCCGTAGACAAATACTCAAAAACATCTATACTTATAGACCAAGAAACAGGTAGGGTCTTATATGGCAAAGAACCTGATATGAAGGTACCTTTAGCAAGTTTAAGTAAGATGATGACTTTTTTACTTGCAATAGAGGCTATTGAAAATAAAGAAGTAAAAGAAACTGACATAATAAAGATAGACAAGTCCATTGCCTCAGTTAAGGGTTCAAGCTATAAACTAAAAGTTGGTGAAGAAGTACCACTTATAGAGCTTATGAGAGGTCTTATGATTGTATCAGGAAATGATGCAGCAATTGCTATAGCAAAACATATTTCCAAGTCTAAAGAAGCTTTTGTAGATAGAATGAACAAAAAAGCAAAAGAAATAGGAATGGCTAATACACATTTTTTAAATCCAAATGGTCTTCCAATATATGATTTAAGTAATCCAAAAAAACCAGCAAAAGAAAATATATCTACTGCGAGAGATATATCTATTCTTGGAAAATACATGTTTGACCATTATGAAAAGCAAGTAACAGCTATAACTGACATGGAAACCTATACAAACTCAGATAGAAGCTTTGAAAAAAGCAATACAAATGCATTATTGAGAATTATACCTGAAGTTGATGGTATAAAAACAGGGTACACTGGCAATGCTGGTTATTGTTTATCATTTTCTATGATTGTTAATAAGAATGATAAAAATGAGAAAAAACGTAGAGTAATAGGCGTTGTATTAGGTGCTAATCATAAAGATAAAAGAATATCTTCTTCTTTAGCCATGTTAAAATATGGAAAAGAGAATTTCAATATGAAAAAAGTAATTGATAAAGATAGCTTTATTGGTAAGAAATATATAAAAGGAATGAAAGAACTAGAGGTTACTTTAAAAGCTAAAAATGAACTTTATACAATATTAAAAAATGATGAAAATATAAAATCTGAAGTAAAAATTAAAAATATGGAGTATCCTGTTAAAAAAGGTGATACTATGGGTAATATAAAATATTACACTAGTTCAGGTGACTTACTTGGAAGTGTAGACATAGTCAGTGATAATAGTGTTGATAATATACCATTAAAAACAAAATTAAAAATGAAATTTGCAAATTAAATTCAAAAAAATGGTATAAAATATACAAAAAAATATAAAAATAGAAAATATGGAAAAAATATTGTTATTTTTTCACCTCTATGATATACTACTAGAGGTGAAAAAATAAAATAAATCACACACAGCATTGGGATCCTTAAAAGGTGCCTATTACATGGTTTTTTAGGGAGAAGATCAAGCTGGAGGTATAAAACCAGGAGGTAAATATGTCAGTAATATCAATGAAACAATTATTAGAAGCAGGTGTTCACTTCGGTCACCAAACAAGAAGATGGAACCCTAAAATGGCTAAGTATATATTCACAGAAAGAAATGGAATATATATAATCGACTTACAAAAAACAGTTAAAAAAGTTGAAGAAGCTTACAAATTCACTAAAGAAGTAGCTGAAACAGGAAAGCCAATCTTATTTGTAGGAACTAAAAAACAAGCTCAAGATGCGATAAAAGATGAAGCTGAAAGATGTGGAATGTACTTTGTTAATGAAAGATGGTTAGGTGGAATGTTAACAAACCACAAAACTATAAAAACTAGAATAAATAAATTAAGAGAATTAGAAAAAATGGAAGAAGAAGGCGTATTTAATGTTCTTCCTAAAAAAGAAGTTATAAAATTAAGAGCTGAAAAAGAAAAACTAGAAAAGTACTTAGGTGGAATAAAAGACATGCCTGAATTACCAGGTGCAATGTTCGTAGTTGACCCAAGAAAAGAAAACATAGCTATTCAAGAAGCTCACAGATTAGGTATACCAGTAGTTGGTATAGTTGATACAAACTGTGACCCAGAACAATTAGACTTTGCTATACCAGGAAATGATGATGCAATAAGAGCCGTAAAATTAATAACTGGTGCTATGGCAACAGCTGTAATTGAAGGAAGACAAGGTGCTGAAGAAGAAGTAGCTGAAGACCAAGAATAATAATTTGACAATTAAATGGTAAGGGTCGCCCTTACCATTTATAATATGGAATAGAATAAGTAGGAGGAAACTTAAAAAATGGCTAATATAACTGCTCAAATGGTAAAAGAGTTAAGAGAAAGTACAGGCGCAGGAATGATGGACTGCAAGAAAGCTTTACAAGAAGCTGAAGGAAATATGGAAAAAGCAGTAGATTTATTAAGAGAAAAAGGATTATCAAAAGCTGCTAAAAAAGCTGGTAGAGTTGCTGCTGAAGGTCTAGTTGCAATAGAAATGAACGATGATAATACAGTTGCTTCTATGGTAGAAGTTAACTCAGAAACAGATTTCGTTGCTAAAAATGAAGACTTCAAAGTGTTCGTTAAAGATACTGCTTGTATGGCATTAGCTACTGATAAAGAAGATGTTGCTTCTTTATTAGGTGAAACTCATAGAGAAGGAATAACTTTACAAGAAGTTTTAAATAATAGAGTTGCAAAAATAGGTGAAAAATTAGACTTTAGAAGATTTGCTAAAGTTGTAACTAATGGACAAGTTGCTGGATATATCCACGGTGGTGGAAAAATAGGTGTTCTTGTTGAAATGGAAACAGAAGCTAGAGATGCTAAAGTTTTAGAATTAGGTAAAGATGTGGCTATGCAAGTTGCTGCTATGAATCCTAAATACGTTTCAAGAGATGAAGTAGATGCTGAATACATAGCACATGAAACAGAAGTATTAACTCAACAAGCATTAAATGAAGGAAAGCCAGCTAATATAGTTGAAAAAATGGTTAAAGGAAGATTGGAAAAAGAATTAAAAGAGGTTTGTTTATTAGAGCAAACTTTCGTTAAAAATCCAGATGTAACTGTTAAACAATTAGTTGCTGATGTTGCTAAAGCAGTAGGTTCTGATATAAAAGTTGTTAAAGTTGTGAGATTCGAAGTTGGTGAAGGTATACAAAAGAGAGAAGAAAACTTTGCAGAAGAAGTTGCTAAGCAACTTAAGTAATAACCAAAGAGAGAACACGCAGGTGTTCTCTTTTTTAAAAAATAGAAAAAATGGATATGAAGGATTGAAATAGGAGGTTTCTGATGGATAAACCAATGTACAAAAGGGTATTGTTAAAATTAAGTGGAGAAGCATTAGCGGGAGAAAAAGGTTTTGGTATAAATAATGATGTAGTTAATGATATTGCTATTGCTATTAAAAAAATACAAGAAATAGGTGTTGAAGTGGCTGTAGTTGTAGGTGGCGGAAACTTCTGGAGAGGTAGAACTAGCGAAGGAATGGATAGAACTACTGCTGACTATATAGGTATGCTAGCTACAGTTATGAATGCAATGGCATTGCAAGATGCACTAGAAAATATAGATGTTCCTACAAGAGTTCAAACTGCTATAGATATGAGACAAATTGCAGAACCATATATAAGAAGAAGAGCAGTTAGACATTTAGAAAAGGAAAGAGTTGTTATATTTGGTGCAGGAACTGGAAACCCTTACTTTACAACAGATACAACTGCTGCTTTACGTGCTGCTGAGATGGAAGCAGAAGTTATCTTGTTAGCTAAAAATGTTGATGCAGTATATGACAAGGATCCAAAAGTACATGCAGATGCTAAGAAATTTACACAATTAAGTTATATGGAAGTTATACAAAAAGAGTTAAAAGTTATGGACTCTACAGCTACATCTTTATGTATGGATAATAAAATTCCAATAAAGGTATTTGAGCTTACAACAGAGAATATAATAAGAGCAGTAAAAGGCGAAAATATAGGAACTACTGTAAAATAATGAAGAATGAAGGAGGAGTAAAGTTATGAAACTAGAGATACATAAGCAGTTAGAAGAGAAGATGAATGGGACAATTGAAGCTTTGAAGTTCGAATTTGGAACTATAAGAGCAGGAAGAGCTAATGCACAAATGTTAGACAAAATAAGAGTTGATTATTATGGAACTCCAACTCCAATAAATCAAATTGGTGCTGTATCTGTACCAGAGCCAAGAATACTAATGATATCTCCTTGGGATAAATCTGCTATGCATGAAATAGAAAAAGCTATAGCTAACTCAGATTTAGGATTAAATCCATCAAATGATGGTGAAGTTATAAGACTTTCTGTACCTGCTTTAACAGAAGAAAGAAGAAAAGA
This sequence is a window from Clostridioides difficile. Protein-coding genes within it:
- the pyrH gene encoding UMP kinase, which translates into the protein MDKPMYKRVLLKLSGEALAGEKGFGINNDVVNDIAIAIKKIQEIGVEVAVVVGGGNFWRGRTSEGMDRTTADYIGMLATVMNAMALQDALENIDVPTRVQTAIDMRQIAEPYIRRRAVRHLEKERVVIFGAGTGNPYFTTDTTAALRAAEMEAEVILLAKNVDAVYDKDPKVHADAKKFTQLSYMEVIQKELKVMDSTATSLCMDNKIPIKVFELTTENIIRAVKGENIGTTVK
- the rpsB gene encoding 30S ribosomal protein S2, coding for MSVISMKQLLEAGVHFGHQTRRWNPKMAKYIFTERNGIYIIDLQKTVKKVEEAYKFTKEVAETGKPILFVGTKKQAQDAIKDEAERCGMYFVNERWLGGMLTNHKTIKTRINKLRELEKMEEEGVFNVLPKKEVIKLRAEKEKLEKYLGGIKDMPELPGAMFVVDPRKENIAIQEAHRLGIPVVGIVDTNCDPEQLDFAIPGNDDAIRAVKLITGAMATAVIEGRQGAEEEVAEDQE
- the frr gene encoding ribosome recycling factor — protein: MKLEIHKQLEEKMNGTIEALKFEFGTIRAGRANAQMLDKIRVDYYGTPTPINQIGAVSVPEPRILMISPWDKSAMHEIEKAIANSDLGLNPSNDGEVIRLSVPALTEERRKELAKKASKASEEFKIRIRNERRDANEKIKKMEKGGEITEDELKKAQDEVQKMTDKFIKEIDTLLAKKEKDIMEV
- the tsf gene encoding translation elongation factor Ts; translated protein: MANITAQMVKELRESTGAGMMDCKKALQEAEGNMEKAVDLLREKGLSKAAKKAGRVAAEGLVAIEMNDDNTVASMVEVNSETDFVAKNEDFKVFVKDTACMALATDKEDVASLLGETHREGITLQEVLNNRVAKIGEKLDFRRFAKVVTNGQVAGYIHGGGKIGVLVEMETEARDAKVLELGKDVAMQVAAMNPKYVSRDEVDAEYIAHETEVLTQQALNEGKPANIVEKMVKGRLEKELKEVCLLEQTFVKNPDVTVKQLVADVAKAVGSDIKVVKVVRFEVGEGIQKREENFAEEVAKQLK
- a CDS encoding D-alanyl-D-alanine carboxypeptidase, whose amino-acid sequence is MKNGIKKILTLTLILAFIIPNYSYADEKSVDKYSKTSILIDQETGRVLYGKEPDMKVPLASLSKMMTFLLAIEAIENKEVKETDIIKIDKSIASVKGSSYKLKVGEEVPLIELMRGLMIVSGNDAAIAIAKHISKSKEAFVDRMNKKAKEIGMANTHFLNPNGLPIYDLSNPKKPAKENISTARDISILGKYMFDHYEKQVTAITDMETYTNSDRSFEKSNTNALLRIIPEVDGIKTGYTGNAGYCLSFSMIVNKNDKNEKKRRVIGVVLGANHKDKRISSSLAMLKYGKENFNMKKVIDKDSFIGKKYIKGMKELEVTLKAKNELYTILKNDENIKSEVKIKNMEYPVKKGDTMGNIKYYTSSGDLLGSVDIVSDNSVDNIPLKTKLKMKFAN